From Lolium perenne isolate Kyuss_39 chromosome 5, Kyuss_2.0, whole genome shotgun sequence, a single genomic window includes:
- the LOC127304461 gene encoding thaumatin-like protein encodes MHALLPQVHTRSSTMASRGAGSTNSPILLLLLLAVFAAGASATTVTITNRCSYTVWPAVVPAGRGVELRPGSSWTLDVPVITGATNIWGRTGCSFDKGGRGHCQTGDCGGLQCASGSSSNPAVTKAEFSVYNGSYYYGITTLKGFNLPLDFSCSSGDALRCRQAGCQVAYPYQKYYQHTCGANGSQLQVVLCP; translated from the coding sequence ATGCACGCTCTCCTTCCACAAGTACACACAAGAAGTTCAACAATGGCGTCTCGTGGTGCCGGAAGCACCAACTCTCctatcctcctcctccttctcctggcAGTCTTCGCCGCCGGAGCCAGCGCCACAACAGTAACCATCACCAACCGCTGCTCCTACACGGTGTGGCCGGCCGTCGTCCCCGCTGGCCGCGGCGTCGAGCTCCGGCCAGGGAGCAGCTGGACCCTGGACGTTCCCgtcatcaccggcgccacgaacataTGGGGCCGCACGGGCTGCTCCTTCGACAAGGGCGGCAGAGGGCACTGCCAGACCGGCGACTGCGGCGGGCTACAGTGCGCCTCCGGGAGTAGCAGTAATCCGGCGGTGACCAAGGCCGAGTTCTCCGTGTACAACGGCAGCTACTACTACGGCATCACGACTCTGAAGGGGTTCAACCTGCCGCTGGACTTTTCGTGCAGCTCCGGCGACGCGCTCCGGTGCCGGCAGGCCGGGTGCCAGGTCGCGTACCCGTACCAGAAGTACTACCAACACACGTGCGGCGCCAACGGGAGCCAGCTCCAAGTTGTCCTCTGCCCGTGA